Proteins encoded in a region of the Eretmochelys imbricata isolate rEreImb1 chromosome 10, rEreImb1.hap1, whole genome shotgun sequence genome:
- the ADPGK gene encoding ADP-dependent glucokinase isoform X3: protein MQETDEFHLILEYQAGEEWGQLRAPNANRFIFSHDLSNGAMNMLEVFVSSLDEFKPDLVVLSGLHMMEGQSREVREKRLLEAVTSISDIPTDIPIHLELASMTDQDLMSKIMHQQVFPLVNSVGLNEQELLFLTQSASGPHASLASWNGVPDVGIVSDILFWILKKHGRTTDKASDLTRIHFHTLAYHVLATVDGYWGNQIAAVAAGARVAGTQACATETIDTDRVFLKAPLEFVTSHTEAPSKISLNPGDPVAQWHREGISFHFTPVLVCKDPIRTVGLGDAISAEGLLYSELYPQ, encoded by the exons ATGCAGGAAACTGATGAATTCCACCTTATCTTGGAGTATCAAGCAG GTGAAGAATGGGGACAGCTGAGAGCTCCCAATGCCAACCGCTTTATATTCTCCCATGACCTATCAAATGGAGCCATGAACATGCTGGAGGTGTTTGTGTCCAGCCTGGATGAGTTTAAGCCAGACCTTGTAGTGCTCTCAGGGCTTCACATGATggaagggcagagcagggaagtgcGTGAGAAGAGACTTCTGGAG gctgtgaCTTCCATCTCTGATATCCCCACTGATATCCCCATACACCTGGAATTGGCCAGTATGACTGACCAGGATCTCATGAGCAAGATTATGCATCAG CAGGTCTTCCCCCTGGTGAACTCTGTTGGGCTAAATGAACAGGAGCTGCTGTTCCTCACCCAGTCGGCCTCTGGTCCTCATGCCTCCCTTGCTTCCTGGAATGGAGTTCCAGATGTGGGCATTGTCAGTGACATCCTTTTCTGGATCCTGAAGAAGCATGGAAGGACCACGGACAAGGCATCTGATCTTACCCGGATCCACTTCCACACACTGGCCTATCATGTTCTGGCTACAGTGGATGGGTATTGGGGCAACCAGATAGCAGCTGTGGCTGCTGGAGCCAGAGTGGCAGGGACACAGGCTTGTGCAACTGAAACCATTGATACTGACAGAGTCTTCCTTAAAGCTCCCTTGGAGTTTGTGACCTCCCACACAGAGGCACCCTCCAAAATCTCTTTAAATCCAGGTGATCCAGTAGCACAATGGCACAGAGAGggaatttcattccatttcacCCCTGTTTTGGTGTGTAAAGATCCCATCCGGACCGTGGGACTTGGAGATGCTATTTCAGCTGAAGGACTCCTATATTCAGAACTATACCCTCAGTAG
- the ADPGK gene encoding ADP-dependent glucokinase isoform X2: protein MWPRAVCVALLALAAGYLFVREPELPGAALRYLAGRLWAEPAESSMAAAWEALITRPARPWSRVAVGVNACVDVILSGVKLLQALGLDPGDGKDHAVLNSRKDLKEAFILFMQKGAAAERFFSDAETFNHIARAASEYPGAQLYVGGNAALIGQKLATNPDLKILLCGPVGPKLHELLDDNVIVPPESMQETDEFHLILEYQAGEEWGQLRAPNANRFIFSHDLSNGAMNMLEVFVSSLDEFKPDLVVLSGLHMMEGQSREVREKRLLEAVTSISDIPTDIPIHLELASMTDQDLMSKIMHQVFPLVNSVGLNEQELLFLTQSASGPHASLASWNGVPDVGIVSDILFWILKKHGRTTDKASDLTRIHFHTLAYHVLATVDGYWGNQIAAVAAGARVAGTQACATETIDTDRVFLKAPLEFVTSHTEAPSKISLNPGDPVAQWHREGISFHFTPVLVCKDPIRTVGLGDAISAEGLLYSELYPQ from the exons ATGTGGCCCCGGGCGGTGTGCGTGGCCCTGCTGGCCCTGGCCGCGGGCTACCTCTTcgtgcgggagccggagctgcccGGCGCGGCGCTGCGCTACCTGGCCGGCCGCCTGTGGGCCGAGCCGGCCGAGAGCAGCATGGCGGCGGCCTGGGAGGCGCTCATCACCCGGCCCGCCCGGCCGTGGAGCAGAGTGGCCGTGGG AGTCAATGCCTGTGTAGATGTAATCCTCTCCGGTGTGAAGCTGTTGCAGGCACTTGGTCTTGATCCTGGGGACGGGAAAGATCATGCTGTCTTGAATTCCAGGAAGGACCTTAAAGAAGCCTTCATCCTTTTCATGCAGAAGGGGGCAGCTGCTGAGCGCTTCTTCAGTGATGCGGAGACCTTCAATCACATTGCACGAGCAGCCTCAGAGTACCCTGGGGCACAG CTCTATGTGGGAGGAAATGCTGCCCTAATTGGTCAGAAACTTGCAACAAATCCAGACCTGAAG atCCTTCTTTGTGGTCCAGTTGGTCCTAAACTCCATGAACTACTTGATGATAATGTAATTGTCCCACCAGAATCTATGCAGGAAACTGATGAATTCCACCTTATCTTGGAGTATCAAGCAG GTGAAGAATGGGGACAGCTGAGAGCTCCCAATGCCAACCGCTTTATATTCTCCCATGACCTATCAAATGGAGCCATGAACATGCTGGAGGTGTTTGTGTCCAGCCTGGATGAGTTTAAGCCAGACCTTGTAGTGCTCTCAGGGCTTCACATGATggaagggcagagcagggaagtgcGTGAGAAGAGACTTCTGGAG gctgtgaCTTCCATCTCTGATATCCCCACTGATATCCCCATACACCTGGAATTGGCCAGTATGACTGACCAGGATCTCATGAGCAAGATTATGCATCAG GTCTTCCCCCTGGTGAACTCTGTTGGGCTAAATGAACAGGAGCTGCTGTTCCTCACCCAGTCGGCCTCTGGTCCTCATGCCTCCCTTGCTTCCTGGAATGGAGTTCCAGATGTGGGCATTGTCAGTGACATCCTTTTCTGGATCCTGAAGAAGCATGGAAGGACCACGGACAAGGCATCTGATCTTACCCGGATCCACTTCCACACACTGGCCTATCATGTTCTGGCTACAGTGGATGGGTATTGGGGCAACCAGATAGCAGCTGTGGCTGCTGGAGCCAGAGTGGCAGGGACACAGGCTTGTGCAACTGAAACCATTGATACTGACAGAGTCTTCCTTAAAGCTCCCTTGGAGTTTGTGACCTCCCACACAGAGGCACCCTCCAAAATCTCTTTAAATCCAGGTGATCCAGTAGCACAATGGCACAGAGAGggaatttcattccatttcacCCCTGTTTTGGTGTGTAAAGATCCCATCCGGACCGTGGGACTTGGAGATGCTATTTCAGCTGAAGGACTCCTATATTCAGAACTATACCCTCAGTAG
- the ADPGK gene encoding ADP-dependent glucokinase isoform X1, whose product MWPRAVCVALLALAAGYLFVREPELPGAALRYLAGRLWAEPAESSMAAAWEALITRPARPWSRVAVGVNACVDVILSGVKLLQALGLDPGDGKDHAVLNSRKDLKEAFILFMQKGAAAERFFSDAETFNHIARAASEYPGAQLYVGGNAALIGQKLATNPDLKILLCGPVGPKLHELLDDNVIVPPESMQETDEFHLILEYQAGEEWGQLRAPNANRFIFSHDLSNGAMNMLEVFVSSLDEFKPDLVVLSGLHMMEGQSREVREKRLLEAVTSISDIPTDIPIHLELASMTDQDLMSKIMHQQVFPLVNSVGLNEQELLFLTQSASGPHASLASWNGVPDVGIVSDILFWILKKHGRTTDKASDLTRIHFHTLAYHVLATVDGYWGNQIAAVAAGARVAGTQACATETIDTDRVFLKAPLEFVTSHTEAPSKISLNPGDPVAQWHREGISFHFTPVLVCKDPIRTVGLGDAISAEGLLYSELYPQ is encoded by the exons ATGTGGCCCCGGGCGGTGTGCGTGGCCCTGCTGGCCCTGGCCGCGGGCTACCTCTTcgtgcgggagccggagctgcccGGCGCGGCGCTGCGCTACCTGGCCGGCCGCCTGTGGGCCGAGCCGGCCGAGAGCAGCATGGCGGCGGCCTGGGAGGCGCTCATCACCCGGCCCGCCCGGCCGTGGAGCAGAGTGGCCGTGGG AGTCAATGCCTGTGTAGATGTAATCCTCTCCGGTGTGAAGCTGTTGCAGGCACTTGGTCTTGATCCTGGGGACGGGAAAGATCATGCTGTCTTGAATTCCAGGAAGGACCTTAAAGAAGCCTTCATCCTTTTCATGCAGAAGGGGGCAGCTGCTGAGCGCTTCTTCAGTGATGCGGAGACCTTCAATCACATTGCACGAGCAGCCTCAGAGTACCCTGGGGCACAG CTCTATGTGGGAGGAAATGCTGCCCTAATTGGTCAGAAACTTGCAACAAATCCAGACCTGAAG atCCTTCTTTGTGGTCCAGTTGGTCCTAAACTCCATGAACTACTTGATGATAATGTAATTGTCCCACCAGAATCTATGCAGGAAACTGATGAATTCCACCTTATCTTGGAGTATCAAGCAG GTGAAGAATGGGGACAGCTGAGAGCTCCCAATGCCAACCGCTTTATATTCTCCCATGACCTATCAAATGGAGCCATGAACATGCTGGAGGTGTTTGTGTCCAGCCTGGATGAGTTTAAGCCAGACCTTGTAGTGCTCTCAGGGCTTCACATGATggaagggcagagcagggaagtgcGTGAGAAGAGACTTCTGGAG gctgtgaCTTCCATCTCTGATATCCCCACTGATATCCCCATACACCTGGAATTGGCCAGTATGACTGACCAGGATCTCATGAGCAAGATTATGCATCAG CAGGTCTTCCCCCTGGTGAACTCTGTTGGGCTAAATGAACAGGAGCTGCTGTTCCTCACCCAGTCGGCCTCTGGTCCTCATGCCTCCCTTGCTTCCTGGAATGGAGTTCCAGATGTGGGCATTGTCAGTGACATCCTTTTCTGGATCCTGAAGAAGCATGGAAGGACCACGGACAAGGCATCTGATCTTACCCGGATCCACTTCCACACACTGGCCTATCATGTTCTGGCTACAGTGGATGGGTATTGGGGCAACCAGATAGCAGCTGTGGCTGCTGGAGCCAGAGTGGCAGGGACACAGGCTTGTGCAACTGAAACCATTGATACTGACAGAGTCTTCCTTAAAGCTCCCTTGGAGTTTGTGACCTCCCACACAGAGGCACCCTCCAAAATCTCTTTAAATCCAGGTGATCCAGTAGCACAATGGCACAGAGAGggaatttcattccatttcacCCCTGTTTTGGTGTGTAAAGATCCCATCCGGACCGTGGGACTTGGAGATGCTATTTCAGCTGAAGGACTCCTATATTCAGAACTATACCCTCAGTAG